A window of Campylobacter ureolyticus contains these coding sequences:
- a CDS encoding 30S ribosomal protein S1, with product MAEVNEKEVQNTIGEEFEDFESMLEESLEKTSGGGVTKGIVVAIKGEDIFVDVDRKTEGVLKAYEVTDKDGNITVKPGDEIEVIITGNRGGKPLVSFEKAKRVKKVAEFIENFDENNEVDVEAKIVSKNRGGYICISKDGVEFFMPRSQSALRDSNSLIGKTYKARVFKIDKENSAILISRKKILDEERKVKKEVLDQISQTTDIIEGVVKKITTYGMFVDVGGVDGLVHYSEISYKGPVNPSTLFKEGDKVPVKVLSYDKEKKHLSLSIKEAMPDPWLELAESGLAMGDVIKVVVNNIEPYGAFVDLGNDIEGFLHISEISWDKNIQNPKDFINEGDEINVEVIEIDTEKRKLRVSLKNLLEKPFDEFKKNYKVGDVVKGSVVTITKFGAFIKIGTVEGLLRNEDVSWDRNETCKDLLKVGDEVEVKITSIDTKEDKISLSKKDLEDSPIAKYAASHKVGDIVKGTIRNIKDFGLFVELEEGVDALLRKEDISNIEDLKVGDEIESAIDYLDTKRNRIRLSVKRLSRQKERAVLNEINSENDDNVTIGDLIKEQLHN from the coding sequence ATGGCTGAGGTGAACGAGAAAGAAGTTCAAAATACTATAGGTGAGGAATTTGAAGATTTTGAATCTATGCTAGAAGAGTCTTTAGAAAAGACTTCAGGTGGTGGTGTTACAAAAGGCATCGTTGTTGCTATAAAAGGTGAAGATATTTTTGTTGATGTTGATAGAAAAACAGAAGGCGTTTTAAAAGCGTATGAAGTAACTGACAAAGATGGAAATATAACTGTAAAACCAGGCGATGAGATAGAAGTCATCATCACAGGAAACAGAGGTGGAAAGCCACTTGTTTCATTTGAAAAAGCAAAAAGAGTTAAAAAAGTAGCTGAGTTTATTGAAAATTTTGATGAAAACAATGAAGTAGATGTTGAAGCTAAAATTGTTTCAAAAAATAGAGGTGGATATATTTGTATAAGCAAAGATGGTGTTGAGTTCTTTATGCCAAGATCACAAAGTGCTTTAAGAGATTCTAACTCTTTAATTGGAAAAACTTATAAAGCAAGAGTTTTTAAAATAGATAAAGAAAATAGTGCTATTTTGATATCTAGAAAAAAGATTCTAGATGAAGAAAGAAAAGTAAAAAAAGAAGTTTTAGATCAAATTTCTCAAACAACAGATATCATTGAGGGTGTTGTTAAAAAAATTACAACTTATGGAATGTTTGTTGATGTTGGTGGTGTTGATGGACTTGTTCATTATAGTGAAATAAGCTACAAAGGTCCTGTTAATCCAAGTACTTTATTTAAAGAAGGTGATAAAGTCCCAGTTAAAGTATTAAGCTATGATAAAGAAAAAAAGCATCTTTCACTTTCTATTAAAGAAGCAATGCCAGATCCGTGGCTTGAGCTTGCAGAAAGCGGACTTGCTATGGGTGATGTTATAAAAGTAGTTGTTAATAACATAGAGCCTTATGGTGCATTTGTGGATTTAGGAAATGATATAGAGGGATTTTTACACATTAGTGAAATTTCATGGGATAAAAACATTCAAAATCCAAAAGATTTCATAAATGAGGGTGATGAAATAAATGTTGAAGTTATAGAGATAGACACTGAAAAAAGAAAACTTAGAGTAAGTCTTAAAAATTTACTAGAAAAGCCTTTTGATGAGTTTAAGAAAAACTATAAAGTAGGCGATGTTGTAAAAGGAAGTGTAGTAACTATAACTAAATTTGGTGCATTTATTAAAATAGGCACAGTTGAAGGTCTTTTAAGAAACGAAGATGTTTCTTGGGATAGAAATGAAACTTGCAAAGATTTATTAAAAGTTGGTGATGAGGTTGAAGTAAAAATAACTTCAATTGATACAAAAGAAGATAAGATTTCTCTAAGTAAAAAAGATTTAGAAGATAGCCCAATTGCAAAATATGCCGCTAGCCACAAAGTTGGTGACATAGTAAAAGGAACAATAAGAAATATTAAAGATTTTGGTTTATTTGTTGAGCTTGAAGAGGGCGTTGATGCACTTTTGAGAAAAGAAGATATTTCTAATATTGAAGATTTAAAAGTTGGCGATGAGATAGAATCAGCAATTGATTATCTTGATACTAAAAGAAATAGAATTAGATTAAGTGTAAAAAGACTTTCAAGGCAGAAAGAAAGAGCTGTTTTAAATGAAATAAATAGCGAAAATGATGACAATGTAACTATTGGAGATCTTATAAAAGAA